Below is a window of Phocoena sinus isolate mPhoSin1 chromosome 2, mPhoSin1.pri, whole genome shotgun sequence DNA.
TCTGGGGAAGGCAGGAGGAATGCTGTAAAGTCTGTGGAAATAAGAACCGCCTCAGAAGCATATAAACACAAATAGGCTGGCATGACATATTTCTTACTTTGGAGGCAGTGAAAATTTTGAGTAATTTTCTCTTCCACcttctttctgtattattttggtTTCCAAATTTCTACATTGAGCTTGTATTATGATTAGGATGAAATGGCTGCTTGCTGATAATAAAAGTAGGCTGCAAGCAAGCTATGTTTCCATTTCAAAGCTCCTCTTTGCTGCCCCTCAAAGCAAGGGATACTCTACTTAAAAGCAATTTTCGTTtagattctaaaagaaaaaaaaaaggttaaaaatttcTCTCTAGCGGGCATTTAGGACAGTGAGGTCTGTAGGCTCGAGTTTTTTCTCTTGCCTGCTTTGCAATTAAACTCGAGAAAAACCTAAGAGGGGAAGTGAGGCGCAGGGTGGGGGGGCGGAGGTGGGGCGGTGACAGCCCCTGGGATGGGGCCGCACCAGAGCCCAGCGCAACTCGTGTGTCGTCACTTATTGGCTAGCAGGGTCCCGGACCTTGGCCAATCGCAGGGGGCCGGGTCGTCATGGCGACGGGGAGGCCAACACAGGCGCTGTGCCCCGGAAGCTTGTTCGCGGGAGAGCAGGGGACGATGGCTCAGAACCTGTACGGTCCAGGAGTCCGGATGGGCAACTGGAACGAGGACGTCTACCTGGAGGAGGTACGGAGGCAGTGGCCGGGCACGGCCCGCCCACTGCCCGGGGACTCCCCCGCCTGGCCTAAGTTCGGGCCCCTACTTAGAGCATCCCAAGCCTCCTTTCGCACCCAGCACACACCCAATGTCCGTAAAATCCCAACTCCCTCTGAACGCGCTAAGAATCTCACTGGCTGACCCGCAGGTCTCACGCCCTTCTACTCTTCACGCGCGTCTCTTGGCCTCCCAAACTCTCAAGGCTCCTGCCTGTGTCTCTCCCTTAGTCTAGAGCCCCACTAAATTCCCTCTGTTCCGCAGAGACTTACAGTCTCCGAAGCTGCGGTCCAGGTGAGCAGGTAGACTGTAAGCAGAAATactgcccccatcccccacctTGTCCCACATCCCCTCCTGCGTGTCCCCGTAGCATCCCTTGTTACTGACCTTATACTCATTGCCCTGAATTGACCTATGGCGGTCTTAACAAGACCCTGGGCCATCCTTTTATGGAACTAGTTGGGTGGGAGACACTTTCGGTGTCCCTCATCATACAACTAGCAGAGACCTCAGTAGGAGGGGATATATGACCTCCAAATGTTACTCATCATTGTCACTGGTTGGAGTAATTATAGGTGAtgtttctttttgtgtctttctcatttttctaaacattccacaatgaaataaaaaataaagtaatgctAAAAAAAGTCCCCCATTTCCATCATGCTCACATTTCTTTTACGTTCTCAAATTTTGCTCTTACAACTTGTCGTGCTTTGGACCTGAAAGCTCTCAGTATCTCTATTATTCAGGACTCTTGCTGACCCTTtgggtttcattcatttttctctttaaccaGGAGCTCATGAAAGACTTCTTAGCAAAGAAGGACAAGGGACAACTTCTcatacagagaaacagaagactGAAAGAGAATCTTCTGAGACCGGTAATTTTAAATTCAAGCGTTGTTTTTCAAAAGTCTGTCAAATTAAATGTGAGAATATGTAAGCAAGCAAAAATTCCATAAGTGAgttgtcatttggaaaataccaaTTCTTCTCTTTAGATAACCACAATGTTTAAAATTCCCTAAGATTTTAGAAACGTGAGAAGTTTGCTATTAATTTTGTTTACCTGCATTTTCCAAATTAAGAAATGAATAGATTGATACATGTACGAGTAAAGTGCCCTTTAGTTGGTGCTCAAGAAAATTTCTAGGAATGTTGAATAAGTTAATAATGGAATCAACCCATGAAATTTTTCATCAGCTTTATTTTACTTCGTTTGGGATTATCAGGGGCATTGATTTGGCAAATTGGGAGCAGATTGGtggcaggaaaaagaagaagaaagatttcaGGAAATTCAAGTCAATCCCTTCTTAAAATAGGGTACATCTGCAGTGGCCTCGGCACTGGCTGTGAAGGAATTGCATGGTTTATCTGAAAAACTCCTATTTAAATTGTAGATGCAGCTTTCCATATCTGAAGACGGATACATTCGCTATGGCGACAAAGTGATGCTTGTGAATCCTGACCACCCTGAGACAGAAGCTGATCTGTTTCTGGGCGGGGACCTGAGCTTGTGTATGACTCCAGATGAAATTAAAGCCCATCTGAGTGACGAATTAGAGGTGCCCTGTGGCCTGAGCGCAGCTCAAACCAAGATCCCGGTTGGCAGAAACACTTTTACCGTTTTGTGGTAAAGATACTTTAATTTTAGGCTCGTTTTCATCATAAATATCTGTTTTCACTTGCAGTTTAAGGATGCCCTGGGATTAGAGCAGTGCTGATTGGAGGCAAAGGTTACGTGACTATTCTCTGTGATTCTCATCTTGCTTTCGTATCTTGAGAATGATCGTCAAGGGGCCTTGGCAATCCTGTTACCTTAAACATCAGGATAATGGGTAATTTGATTTCAGTTCACATCAGGATAATGGATACTTTGAATTCAATTCAAAATGCTTAATTCAAAAGTATTGCATCCAGGGAATTAAATTCAGAATCTGCCCAGAAGCCAAGTGGGTTTTCCTAATGACATTTCATAAGGCTTTGAGCTCATTTGAGtgctttcattgtttttaatgctaCTCTGTTATTTCTACATCAGAAATATATAGTTAAATGCAAGGTAGCAGTCCATGGGgatttgctgttttaaaattaattgtccACTAAAAATGTACTTGAAATTTTGGAGACCAGCATTTAAATCCTTAGAGAATAGATACATAATTATTTTGGAATCGAGCATTTAAATCCTTAGAGAATAGATACATAATTACAATTAAAAGTCATTGCTTTCAGTTTGTTACTAAACTATGATAGCAGGTTTATATGACAGGGATATAACTAGTCCTTTAAGTCTTTAGAGTTTTCGAATACACATAATTTATGTTAAAACAGCTAAAAATTGATCACAGTTTCTGTTTCCTGGAAGATTAAGAGGGAAGAGTGTATTAAATGTCTACAAATTTGTTACCTTGCTTCTCTCTAAGGTTGTCAGTGTATGGGGATGTCATATATAgaatagggaatatagtcagtaatatcataataattttaaatggcaaCAGATGGTAAGTAGATTTATCGTGATCCTCTCCTAACGtgtataaatatcaaatcatgatGCATACACTTAAAGCTAAATATAAGATTATATATCaattgtacttcaattaaaaaaagatgccAGTGGACTTGGACCAATTCGTTAGTGTAGGACAGTATGACTTGATCAGTCCACCCTAGGCTCACGAAGCGGGAACACTGTGTGTTCCGAGTGTGTTGGAAGACAGTGAGTAAGGTGCCAGCAAGACTTGGAGGCCAAAAGAAAAGACCTTTTGGTAAGTGACTTATTTCAGTTACGGTACATGAATAGACATtactaagaaaactataaaccGAAGTGCAGAcacaaaaaatagagctacagaATGATCCTAATACAGAGAATTTACATTATATTAATTCTCCACTGACAGTACAGCTGGAGAGGTCACTGGTCAGGTCCTTAGATACGGGCAGAACTTTCGCCTCGGGATAGCAGGAGGATTTGCAGACAGAATGGTAAGTCGTAATACTGCACGTCTACTTTGGACCAGTCATTTTTGTTTCCATGTGGGTTAATGGCTACTTACTGAAGTGGACAGAGAACTGTACGGGCATGGCCTCCATCTCTGGCCTCATTATGGTGTCAGCCTGCAGCTTTTCCGAGGCAGTCTGGGGCCAATTCTTTCCTTCTAACCTCACGAATTACAAAAATACATCCTTAAAAGCTGAagagtgagggggaaaaaaaaaaccctctttgcAATGCAGCTggtaaaaagcaaaaatttataCCACCTCCACTTGTAAGTTAAGTGATCAGATTATGTAATATTCTGACAGCTGTTTAATGTCACCAATGCTAACACATTTGCATAAATCGGGGAGCACAAGTCTTTGATCTTTACCTCTACCTTGGGAATTAGGCAGTGTAATAGAACCAGATAAATATGGATTTGAATTCCAGCTGAGATGCATACCTAAGGGTTGGgactttgggtaagttatttaacctttttgagtctttctataaaatggagattattTACTTACTACGTGTTTAAGAGCTTCACATATGTAAACTCATTTATTCCCCCCAACAAGTCTTTAAAGTAGGGACTGTTTTACCCCTGTTTTAttgatggggaaaccgaggcacagccAGTTAAATGACTTCGCTCCAAGTCACTTGGCTACTAAGGGGGAGAGCTggtattatatataacatttttcattGAATCAAAGATTCCGTTATTGTATGATGTGGCACCGTCAACACCAGCagcatcattattattttcatactaTCAAGAAATCAATGCTGGCAGATAAATTCTGACACACCATGGACGGTAGGCTGCAGCctgattttaaatgtgaaaattagaGGAAATACCCAGTTGTTGAAAGAGGAAGTAAATCATCACTCCCTCATCCAGAGAGTAGCCCTACTAACATTTTAGCTTATTTTATAAAgggaaaatcttaaaatataggGGAAATTACAAGCATTACaacatttagatattttttttcttctctttttttgtttctctctttctttttatttaccttcttttcccacccctcccttccatctctgctcttcttctctttcccctaAATCATCTGTTCTTTGCCTGTTTGTCGACTTGGGCTTAAATATCTGCTCTTCCAGAGATTATAAAAGTTTGCCATGTTTGTTGCTaatatttcctctcatttgttAACTTGGCTTTTAAATTGTAGTTGTTCTCatctatttttaagtaaaatctaTCAGTGCTTTTCTCTGTAATTCCTTCCATTGCTCAGAGCCTTTGAAGTCTGCTCCAAAGATATGATAAAAAGAATAacttgtattaatttttagatgTCTAAACTTGAACTGTTACTTAAGTTTATTCTTTCATCCGCTTGGGATTTATTTTGATAGAGGCCTTGATGTGAACATCTAAATTTCCCCCAAATGACTAGTCAGTCATATCTGTGTTATTTCTTGAATAATTATTCCTTTCTTCACTGACACATGCTGCGTGTATTAAATTATTATACGTGCCTTTCTATTTGGATCCTTTGAACtggagttgtttatttttattccaggTCACTCTGATGACTTGTAGGACTAGTTCTTTATCATTACACTTCTTTGTCTGAATTATGTTAGGAATTAATCTTTCAGTCAAATgtagtaataatttttttaagtgcctcTGCCCCTGTGGGGGGGGAAATCACTTGGTATTTTgattggcattttaaaattaagtaagcTCACATTTTTAGTAGCtttacaatatttgtccttctgagatgtctctctgtttcttcaaTTATTCTTTTCTATCTCTCAGTGAAGTTTTGTGCTTTCCCTCACATGGATCTGACACTGATCTCGTCAAGGTTATTCCTTGGTATCTTCTATTTTGGAAGCTACTGAAGGTAGGTCCTTTTGACAgttgcagcaaaaatagaagATAGACATTGATTTTTATACTCACCTTGGATGAAATCACTTACTCTTATGAATTCAGGTTGATTCTCTTAGGACTTCTAGGTAGGCAGTCAGCTCATCTTCAAATTATGACAATTTTATCTCTTCTCAAATTCTTATAcctcttatttctgtttcttgtctttGAATTAGCAAGCTCTTTCAGGGTATTTATGAAAAATCtgttgatggtggccttgtagaggCCTGATTTTTGTTCctgattttcttattgtttttctttatatgaaCGAAGCAACGTTTGTGGTTTGAGATAgacattattttccatttggtcTGAATGGCATTGTCATCCGCCCCATCAGCCGGGCCAAAGCCGCAGTGTATCTTGCACCCATCTTCCTTTCCCACCCACATCCAGCTCCAGCTATTGTCAGGTCCCATGGCTCTTCCTTCACAGTGCAGTTCGGCCCATCTTTGCACTCCCAGTGCTGGTACCTCAGTCCAGGACCCCATAGCTTCGTCCCTTTAGTCTATCCTGACTTCATCTGATACTGGCAGCGTGCTGTCAGGTCAATCCTTTAAAAGCTCAGCTTTGCTCACCTTGCACCTCCATTGAAAAGTCAGTAGCGGTGCCCCCATTGCCCTCTGCATGAAGTGCTGCTGTTCACTGTGGCATTTGAAGCCCTCTGTAATATGTCCCTACCCTGCCTGTCCATGCTCATCCTCTCGGGCTCCCTGATACCACATCACCTCCTCCTCGGAGTCTTTCCTGAGCCCCTGGGAGAGCATGTGTTCCCATCTCTCCCCTCCTGTAGCTCTTTGCATCCCTGCTGGACGCCATACCTTACAGATGCTTCCAGTTTCTATACTCAGTCATCCCTCCTGTCAGTCGgaaagcttcttgagggcagtaCCTCATTTCTGCCTTCCCCCAGAGCGCTTCATGACATAGCTTTGTATAGAAAAGGTGTTTAATGAAAACCGATCAAGATATGCCGAAACGACCTCCAGGTGCAGGGCGAATCAGTAAACGGCTAATGAGGAACTAACATTATGGACCTTTCAGCAAGATGGGGTGCTCCTTGGCGAAGTTATAGGCAACCAGAGAGCTGACATAAGTTCCAAGTGTGGACGTCAATTCCAGAGGGGCCGAGGCCCCCTTGGAGGCTCACGTATGAATATCAGCTGTGCTGGTATTGGTTTTAAGAGCACTTCACTTCATGCAATAATAAGTTTcatgcaacattatttataatgaataaaatattgctCCAGGCCTGATGTCCTGAAAAAGAGGAGgagtcagaatgggagaaaatatttgcaaacaaagcaactgacaaaggattaatctccaaaatatacaagcagctcgtgcagctcaatatcaaaaaaacaaacaacccaatccaaaaatgggcagaagacctaaatagacatttctccaaagaagatatacagattgccaacaaacacatgaaaagacgctcaatatcactaatcattagagaaatgcaaatcaaaactacaatgaggtatcacctcacaccagttagaatggccataatcaaaatatctacaaacaataaatgctggagagggtgtggagaaaagggaaccctcttgcactgttggtgggtatgtaagcTGATatagccagtatggagaacagtatggaggctccttaaaaaactaaaaataagactaccatacgacccagcaatcccactactgggcataaaccctgagaaaaccatatttcaaaaagagtcatgtaccacagtgttcactgcagtggcccagacatggaagcaacctaagtgtccatcgacagatgaatgggtaaagaagatgtggcacatatatacaatggaatattactcagccataaaaaggaacgaaattgaattatttgtagtgaggtggatggacctagagtctgtcatacagagtgaagtaagtcagaaagagaaaaacaaataccatatgctaacacatatatatggaatctaaaaaaaaaaaggttctgaagaatgtagaggcaggacaggaataaagacgaagacatagagaatggacttgaggacatggggacggggaaggggaagctgggacgaagtgagagagtggcatggacatatacactaccaggcgtaaaatagatagctagtgggaagcagccgcgtagcacagggagatcagctcagtgttttgtgaccacctagaggggtgggatagggagggtgggagggagggagatgcaagagggaggagatatggggatatatgtataagtatagctgattcactttgttatacagcagaaactaacacaccattgtaaagcaattatactccaataaagatgttaaaaaaaaaaaagaggaggagtgCATGAGATGGAGAGGGAGGCTGGGTTTGGTATTCCAAGGAAGGGAAAGCACTTGCCGGTGATGTGAGGGCGGGTGGTCTCAGCCTCTGAGATGGCCTTTCTGAGGGAGAGGAAAGTTGAATGTTCTTGTACAATCCGTAAGAACAGGGATTTTGAAAACTGCTTTTGAACACACTGGCCGTCCAGCCTCTCGGGTAGTTGTGAGGTAGTCCATCTGCTTGCTGTCGTTTTCAGTTATATTTATCAAGTGACCACAGGACCCTCATGAAGTCGTCTAAGAGGTCTTGGCTCCAGGAGGTGTACCTGACGGATGAGGACTCCTACCTGAACTGCTGGCAGgcggccttccctgacccccagctACGCCTGGAATATGAAGGCTTCCCCGTCCTGGTGAGTGCAGCCTGGGGAAGGCAGACGTGTGGGCGGATGCTGTGAAGTGGGTGCGATTTACTCGTGTGTGTGAAATGGAGGCTTGTCAGGGCTCCGATGCCTTATATGCCTCACACATTTtcactctctctttttcatttctttcttgttttaaaaaaatatttatttgtttttattaaaaaatttttaaaaaaccttcttttggctgcaccgtgcagcatgcaggatcttagctccctgaccagggatcgaacctgtgccacCTGCAGgggaagagcagagtcttaaccactggaccgcccggaagtccctctttttcatttctaactcaaGTTTGGGAGGCACCATTTTGCCCTGTGGCAGCATCCCGCCTTGGTGTTTCTCGACTCTGGCGGCGCACAGAATCACCTACAGAGCTTCATAAAGATACCGAGGCCCAGGCTCTGCCCCTGAGAtcaggctgagaaccactgccccgAGATTATAAGGATGAGGACACTGCTTTCTTTCAGGCCTCTGTTAAGTCCTCATTTCTAAAGAGACTGGGTAATCTGGGGGAAGTGAAGGACAGGGTGGGGCCGACGCACAGGTGAGCACGTTGCTGGACATTTTCTCAGGAGCCTGGGCCCTGCGGACAGGAGCACAGTTCTGGATGGGAAGGCAGGTCTGGTGGGCACAGAGCTGTTTTGAGGACCAGAGGCCATGCTACTTGCTTGTGAGACATCCAGCAGACGGAGACTAAGGAGTTGTTGGAGGTTATTGGGAGAGTTACTGGATTTACAGCCAGGAAGGACTTAAAGAGTTGGCCATCCAGGAAGGGGCCCCCAGTTACCAGGCACTCTGAATCCACCTGACGCAGTAGGCTTCTCTCCCGAGCTCTGTAGGCGGACCCAGGTTTGCAAGGGTCTTTCTCCCAGCACGGAGAATATACACGTGGTCCACAAGGATGCATGCTTGACAGATTTCCTCTCTTCCACTGGTCTTTGCCAAGCTTTGCTCCCCTTGGAATTGCCTCTCATTCCCATGATTTAAACTGTCAGTATCTCCGCTTCattgtctgtaaagtggggatagaTGATGATGCCTAACTTACGAGGTTTCGTGAGGATTAAGCGGTTAGTACATTTTACAGTGTTtattagaaaagtgcctggcccAGACAGCGCTCCCAAGCATTCATTGTTGTTAATTTAACGGTGGTTGTTCTATTGTTGCCGTCATTAGGTTAGACAGGTTGGGGAGTTCAGGCACCAGGAGCTCATTTCTCTGTTCCTAACTCAGTCCACAGCCCGAGGCAGGTCTCTGAGCCACATTCAGACACATCTGCAGAATAGGACATTTCATACCTGTCCAGCTGCTGTCCACATGTCAATACCCTCCAGTCAGAGACCATCAGGAGCACCTGGGGTTGAACGAGTCGGCTTCATTCCTTGTTGCAGTGATGGAGAACGTGCACCATGGAAAACCGTGGGGCGTCTCAGTAAGAGGCTGGTATacatggtccgaaaggatacatgcaccccagtgttcatagcagcactgtttacaatagccaagacatgaaagaaacctaaatgtccatggacagaggagcggataaagaagatgtggtacatataatacaatggaatagtactcagccatagaaaagaatgaattaatgccgtttgcagcaacatggatgggcctagagactgtcatactgagtgaagtaagtcagacagaggaagaaatacgatatcgcttatatgcggaatctgaagagaaatgatacaaatgaacttagttacaaaacagaaacagactcacagacttagagaacgaatttACGGTTAccgggggaagggtgggaggaagggatagttagggagtttgggattgacatgtacactcTGCTATcttttaaatggataactaacaaggacctactgtgtagcacagggaactctgctcaatattatgtaacaacctaaatgggaaaagaatttgaaaaagaagagatacatgtgtatgtataactgaatacgtttgttgtacacctgaaactaacacaacgttgttaatcgactatgctccaatataaaataaaaagttttaaaaataaaata
It encodes the following:
- the CFAP161 gene encoding cilia- and flagella-associated protein 161, producing MAQNLYGPGVRMGNWNEDVYLEEELMKDFLAKKDKGQLLIQRNRRLKENLLRPMQLSISEDGYIRYGDKVMLVNPDHPETEADLFLGGDLSLCMTPDEIKAHLSDELEVPCGLSAAQTKIPVGRNTFTVLCTAGEVTGQVLRYGQNFRLGIAGGFADRMLYLSSDHRTLMKSSKRSWLQEVYLTDEDSYLNCWQAAFPDPQLRLEYEGFPVLANAKLLINHCHTNRGLVAHRHLFLSTYFGKEAEVAVHTYLDSHRVEKPKNHWMLVTGNPGKDSSTMLDLSKRPAEDTRVLEHVAEPEARNAPGAHACTRPM